One uncultured Draconibacterium sp. genomic window, TCGTAAAATTTATCGGGTCAAAAGTAAGTTTTTTCTATTCAAAAAAACACGATCGAATTCAATACAAATCCAATGTTTTATAACTAAGCTAAAAAACATACGCACTTTACGACATTTCTCATGCCTGCAATTTAAAATATACACTACTTTTACACCGAAAATCCTGCGGGAAGGCTGTGGCTGACTTTAGGGAGAACAAATCAGGTTAAAAGCAAAAGTAAACAGGCAAAAGTCTGTTAACTCCTGTATCTCTGCTATTCCCGTATAATTTATTAGTAAACAACAAGAAGATGAAAGAATTAAGCCAAGCGAAAACGCTTCCGGCTTCTGTCTTACAACTTCTGAATTCTAACATTTAAAAATGAAACGACTGGGTTTTGTAGGAATAATAGTAGAAGACCGCGGAAAATGTGCGGGCATTGTAAATGACGTTTTGAGCAATTTTTCGGAGTTAATTCTGGCCCGAACCGGATTGCCAAATGCAAAAGGAAGTACCTCAATTATTACTCTGGTAATTGATGCTACAACAGACGAACTGGGTGTACTTACCGGAAAACTGGGAAACATTCCGGGAATTTCGGTTAAGTCAGGACTCGCAAAGAAGTAATAAGTTGCAGTCACAGTTTTCAGAAAAATAATTCAACTAAAAAAACATAAAATGTATAAGGTACCTGCCGATTTTATAAACGAACAAAAAGTTTGGGAAACCATTGAGCAAAACCAAAATCCCGAACCGGAAAGAATACGCGAAGTATTAGCCAAAGCAAAGGAAATGAAAGGCTTAAACATGGCCGACGTTGCGGT contains:
- a CDS encoding TM1266 family iron-only hydrogenase system putative regulator, which translates into the protein MKRLGFVGIIVEDRGKCAGIVNDVLSNFSELILARTGLPNAKGSTSIITLVIDATTDELGVLTGKLGNIPGISVKSGLAKK